From the Streptococcus oralis ATCC 35037 genome, one window contains:
- the rpsO gene encoding 30S ribosomal protein S15 — protein MAISKEKKNEIIAQYARHEGDTGSVEVQVAVLTWEINHLNEHIKQHKKDHATYRGLMKKIGRRRNLLAYLRKNDVNRYRELINSLGLRR, from the coding sequence ATGGCAATCTCAAAAGAGAAAAAAAATGAAATCATCGCACAATATGCACGTCACGAAGGTGATACAGGTTCAGTAGAGGTTCAAGTTGCTGTCCTTACTTGGGAAATCAACCACCTTAACGAACACATCAAACAACACAAAAAAGACCACGCTACTTACCGTGGATTGATGAAGAAAATCGGTCGCCGTCGTAACTTGCTTGCATACTTGCGTAAAAACGACGTTAACCGTTACCGTGAGTTGATCAACTCTCTAGGACTTCGTCGCTAA